One genomic window of Evansella cellulosilytica DSM 2522 includes the following:
- a CDS encoding phosphatidylserine decarboxylase, whose protein sequence is MKKHLYKAMVQLTNNPIYSDILKRFATSKMSGKLNQSFVNAFNINQEELQYEINHYPTIHDFFIRQLKEGAREVDVSPSSVVSPVDGVLTEWGTIDEKANFYVKENDYPLKKLLGLKNTTRRYIGGTYMVFYLSPKDYHRIHSPIKAKVVKRWALGKYSEPVNKMGLLLGEKPLANNYRLITELKVEQKHVALAKIGALNVNSVHASHLKPQLEKGEELGYFSFGSSVVLLFEAGLIKTAFATDEQDIMIRQGEKIGTLV, encoded by the coding sequence GTGAAAAAGCACTTATATAAAGCAATGGTTCAGCTTACAAACAATCCAATTTATAGTGACATTTTAAAACGTTTTGCAACGTCAAAAATGAGTGGAAAGTTAAATCAATCGTTTGTTAATGCCTTTAATATTAATCAAGAGGAACTCCAATATGAAATAAATCATTATCCAACAATACACGATTTCTTTATTAGGCAATTGAAAGAAGGGGCAAGAGAGGTTGATGTTAGTCCAAGCAGTGTTGTTAGTCCGGTTGATGGGGTTCTCACAGAATGGGGCACTATTGATGAAAAAGCAAATTTTTACGTCAAGGAAAATGATTATCCATTAAAAAAATTGCTTGGCTTAAAGAATACAACTAGGCGTTACATTGGTGGAACATATATGGTTTTTTATTTAAGCCCGAAGGATTATCACCGTATTCATAGTCCAATTAAAGCTAAGGTAGTGAAAAGGTGGGCGCTCGGAAAGTATTCAGAGCCAGTAAATAAAATGGGACTACTTTTAGGAGAAAAGCCTTTAGCAAATAATTATCGTTTGATTACGGAGTTAAAGGTAGAGCAGAAACATGTTGCGTTAGCAAAGATAGGTGCATTGAATGTAAACAGCGTTCATGCATCACACTTGAAACCGCAGTTAGAAAAAGGGGAAGAACTTGGTTACTTTAGTTTTGGATCTAGTGTGGTACTTTTGTTTGAAGCAGGGTTGATAAAAACAGCTTTTGCTACTGATGAGCAAGATATTATGATTAGGCAGGGTGAAAAGATCGGAACACTAGTGTAA
- the mnhG gene encoding monovalent cation/H(+) antiporter subunit G produces the protein MTEIVVSIFILLGGMFSVLGSIGILRFPDVYLRLHAATKSATLGVICIVIGTFLYFLIIQDQFIGKLLLTIFFVFLTAPVAGFMISKSAYNVGVKMSEKSIQDDLAKAIKIAEKKGKKTSN, from the coding sequence TTGACAGAGATCGTCGTTAGTATTTTTATTCTGTTAGGTGGTATGTTTAGCGTATTAGGATCTATAGGCATTTTACGTTTTCCTGACGTTTATTTAAGATTACATGCTGCCACAAAAAGTGCCACACTTGGAGTTATCTGTATTGTAATCGGTACTTTCCTTTACTTTTTGATCATCCAAGATCAGTTTATTGGTAAGCTTTTACTGACTATTTTCTTTGTATTTCTCACAGCCCCTGTAGCTGGTTTTATGATTTCTAAGTCAGCATATAACGTAGGTGTAAAAATGTCAGAAAAGAGCATTCAGGATGATCTTGCAAAGGCAATAAAGATCGCTGAGAAAAAAGGAAAAAAGACATCAAATTAA
- a CDS encoding Na(+)/H(+) antiporter subunit F1, with protein sequence MLQTSATIVLVLMSLSILICFTRVLKGPTLSDRVVALDTIGINLIGFIGIIMIIQETVAYAEVILVIAILAFIGTIALAKFIEGGVVLDRDRR encoded by the coding sequence ATGCTTCAAACATCAGCAACGATAGTGTTAGTACTTATGTCGCTCTCGATATTAATTTGCTTTACACGTGTTTTAAAAGGCCCCACTCTATCAGATAGAGTGGTTGCGCTTGATACAATTGGTATTAATTTGATCGGTTTCATTGGAATCATTATGATCATTCAAGAAACGGTCGCATATGCAGAAGTTATTCTTGTCATCGCTATTTTAGCGTTTATTGGTACAATCGCTCTCGCGAAGTTTATTGAAGGAGGTGTGGTTCTTGACAGAGATCGTCGTTAG
- a CDS encoding Na+/H+ antiporter subunit E has product MAFQILLNIVVALIWMLLQNSFTGVDFAIGYIVGLLLLYVLRRFLSFDFYFRRVLAFIKLFLLFIYKLILSNIEVIKIVLSPKLNIKPGIIAVPTKLKTDWEVTLLSCLISLTPGTLSMNFSEDGRTIFVHSIHVPNKHEAIKEIHNSFEKAIMEVTK; this is encoded by the coding sequence ATGGCCTTTCAAATCCTGCTTAATATTGTTGTTGCGCTCATATGGATGCTATTGCAAAACAGCTTTACTGGAGTTGATTTTGCTATAGGATATATTGTAGGTTTACTGTTACTGTATGTTTTACGAAGATTTTTAAGCTTCGATTTCTACTTTAGGAGAGTGCTTGCCTTTATTAAGCTTTTCCTGTTATTTATTTACAAGCTTATTTTATCTAACATAGAAGTGATTAAAATTGTACTAAGTCCAAAGTTAAACATAAAACCAGGTATCATTGCTGTACCTACAAAGCTGAAAACAGATTGGGAAGTTACTCTCTTATCTTGCTTAATCTCTTTAACACCTGGTACGTTATCAATGAACTTTTCTGAAGACGGTAGAACAATTTTTGTACACTCTATTCACGTTCCAAATAAACACGAAGCAATAAAAGAAATTCATAATTCCTTTGAAAAAGCAATTATGGAGGTGACAAAGTAA
- a CDS encoding Na+/H+ antiporter subunit D, producing MNNLVLLPVLIPFIVGVILILLRKNIPLQRFISGVISLGLIGLSIYLTYVIYQDGIIAVELGNWQAPFGIVLVGDLFSSIMLVLASIVAAACLFFAFQTLHQDREKYYFYPFYFFLLTGVNGSFLTGDIFNLFVFFEVMLISSFVLIVMGGKKYQLRESFKYVVISTFGSIFFIIAIALLYSVTGTLNFAHLAERVAEVEQTGVLTVVAILFLIVFGLKGALVPLHFWLPNAYFGPPTAVAALLGGLLTKVGVYSIMRTYTLIFTHNQDFTLNVVLVLAGLTMFFGVLGAVSKFDFKRILAIHIVSQVGYMIMGLGIFTTMAIAGSIYIIAHNMIVKTALFLFCGATEKVTGTTNLKKMSGVLKTHPHLGWLFFIAAISLAGIPPLSGFFSKFALVLSGLEEGRYIIVAVSLIVGLLTLFSMVKIFMYVFWGSPSLTPEEAKKRKVGKLLLPGIPLVMISFLMGVLAEPLFQLLFATADQMLDPSIYINSVLKE from the coding sequence ATGAATAATTTAGTATTACTACCTGTCTTGATACCGTTTATCGTTGGGGTTATCTTAATACTTCTGAGGAAAAATATCCCATTACAACGGTTTATCAGTGGGGTTATATCTTTAGGGTTAATTGGATTATCTATTTATCTCACTTATGTAATATATCAAGACGGAATAATTGCAGTAGAATTAGGGAATTGGCAAGCACCGTTCGGTATCGTTTTAGTTGGGGATTTGTTCTCTAGCATCATGCTTGTGCTAGCGAGTATCGTCGCAGCTGCCTGTCTATTCTTTGCTTTTCAAACGTTACATCAAGATAGAGAGAAATATTACTTTTACCCTTTCTATTTTTTCTTATTAACAGGGGTAAATGGCTCTTTCTTAACAGGCGATATATTTAACCTGTTCGTATTCTTTGAAGTAATGCTCATTTCATCATTCGTTTTAATCGTGATGGGTGGAAAAAAATATCAACTACGTGAATCTTTTAAATACGTTGTCATTAGTACGTTCGGTTCGATTTTCTTTATCATAGCCATTGCTTTACTATACTCTGTAACTGGCACACTAAACTTTGCACATTTAGCAGAACGTGTCGCTGAAGTCGAACAAACTGGTGTACTAACTGTAGTTGCAATTCTTTTCTTAATCGTATTTGGTTTAAAAGGAGCATTAGTACCACTTCACTTTTGGTTACCTAACGCATACTTCGGCCCTCCGACAGCCGTTGCTGCTCTATTAGGTGGTTTGTTAACGAAGGTCGGCGTGTATTCCATTATGCGTACGTATACGTTAATATTTACGCATAACCAAGACTTCACGTTAAATGTAGTATTAGTTCTTGCCGGATTAACGATGTTCTTTGGTGTCCTTGGTGCCGTTTCAAAATTTGACTTTAAGAGAATCCTAGCTATTCATATCGTTAGTCAGGTAGGTTATATGATTATGGGATTAGGCATATTCACTACAATGGCTATTGCGGGATCCATTTACATCATCGCACATAACATGATCGTTAAAACAGCCTTATTCTTATTCTGCGGTGCGACAGAAAAAGTAACAGGTACAACAAACTTAAAGAAAATGAGTGGTGTTCTAAAAACCCATCCACATCTCGGTTGGTTATTCTTTATTGCTGCAATCTCTTTAGCTGGGATACCGCCATTAAGTGGATTCTTTAGTAAGTTTGCACTTGTTTTATCTGGGTTAGAAGAAGGACGCTATATTATCGTTGCTGTCAGCTTAATTGTTGGTCTTCTAACGTTGTTCTCAATGGTTAAAATCTTTATGTATGTATTCTGGGGCTCACCTTCGCTTACTCCTGAGGAGGCAAAGAAGCGTAAAGTTGGTAAGCTATTGTTACCTGGAATCCCTCTAGTGATGATTAGCTTTTTAATGGGTGTGCTGGCTGAGCCTTTATTCCAGCTTTTATTTGCTACAGCAGACCAAATGTTAGATCCATCAATCTATATAAATTCTGTTCTTAAGGAGTAG
- a CDS encoding Na(+)/H(+) antiporter subunit C translates to MEILMIITVGVLVTVSTYLLLTKSLLRVVLGIVLLSHGAHLLLLTMSGLKEGAPPLLGEEAASYADPLPQALILTAIVISFGVTAFLLVLAYRTYKEHKTDDLDQLRGSADE, encoded by the coding sequence ATGGAGATATTAATGATTATTACTGTCGGTGTTCTTGTCACTGTCAGTACGTACTTGTTATTAACAAAAAGCTTACTCCGAGTTGTCCTTGGCATTGTTCTCTTATCTCATGGAGCGCATTTATTATTGTTAACAATGTCAGGCTTAAAGGAAGGTGCTCCTCCACTTTTAGGGGAAGAGGCTGCATCATATGCCGATCCGTTACCACAAGCACTCATATTAACAGCAATTGTTATTAGCTTTGGGGTAACTGCCTTTCTACTCGTATTAGCCTATCGAACATATAAAGAACATAAAACAGATGATCTTGATCAATTAAGGGGTAGTGCCGATGAATAA
- a CDS encoding Na(+)/H(+) antiporter subunit B, with product MKTNYLMLHTITRVVSFIILSFSIYLFFAGHNNPGGGFIGGLMTASALMLLYISFDMKTIKKVIPFNYSAIIAWGLLIAIGTGLNAMLFQGDPFLTQYFEYYTVPVLGEIELTTALPFDLGIYLVVIAVALLTILTIAEDES from the coding sequence ATGAAGACGAATTACTTAATGCTGCATACGATTACGAGAGTAGTGTCCTTCATTATACTCTCATTCTCCATCTACTTATTTTTTGCAGGACATAACAACCCAGGTGGAGGCTTTATTGGCGGACTTATGACGGCTTCTGCGCTAATGCTTCTGTACATTAGCTTCGACATGAAGACGATCAAAAAAGTCATCCCTTTTAATTACTCTGCAATTATCGCTTGGGGCCTATTAATAGCGATTGGAACAGGTCTTAATGCGATGTTATTTCAAGGAGACCCTTTCCTTACGCAATACTTTGAGTATTATACGGTTCCGGTCTTAGGTGAAATTGAATTAACTACTGCTCTTCCTTTTGATTTAGGTATATATTTAGTAGTTATTGCTGTTGCATTGCTAACAATATTAACAATAGCGGAGGATGAATCTTAA
- a CDS encoding Na+/H+ antiporter subunit A — MSTLHYLVLAPFALAILIPFVYRWFRHIHTGWFVLPLPLVLFVYLFTQYLPFGGEFKTAAESVAWIPSIGVNFDIYLDGLSLLFALLITGIGTLVVLYSIYYIANKKDEPLNNFYVYLLMFMGAMLGVVLSDNLIVIYVFWEITSLSSALLIAYWFHKEKSRYGAQKSMLITVAGGFAMLAGFSLLYIMTGTFSIQAIIEQAGSIMTHSLFIPAMLLVLLGAFTKSAQFPFHIWLPDAMEAPTPVSAYLHSATMVKAGIYLVARFTPVFAGTPEWFWILTSFGLMTLIWGSISAVRQKDLKGILAFSTISQLGLIMSLLGLGSAAVLYNVENVDMLYATAIIAAVFHLINHATFKGSLFMVVGIIDHETGTRDIRKLGGLMTIMPITFTISLIGIASMAGLPPFNGFLSKEMFFTGVLNATTIDFFNVSTWGILFPIVAWIASVFTFVYCMIMFFRTFTGKHQPEKLEKEAHEAPMGLLISPIVLASLVVIFGLFPNILSYSIIEPTVQSILPNYTDEFYVNIYHWHGLNTELFMTVAVVLFGALVFLNLKRWQEATFFLKERDPLNRLYDGGLDGLVAGSQRVTNLQLTGLLRDYFAYMMVFMILLLGWTIFRFDAIAFDFVNVATVSPYLWVITLVLIASVISVPFISNRIGAIIVVGVIGFIIALLFVVLRAPDLALTQLLVETVMVVLFLLCFYHLPELKKEKFTPRFKLTNLVISIGVGLVVTLTAFSAHAMRHDIGVESISQFFIEASKPLAGGYNMVNVILVDFRGLDTLLEVLVLAVAALGVVTMIKLKMKGGEDV, encoded by the coding sequence TTGTCGACGCTTCACTACTTAGTCTTAGCACCTTTTGCATTGGCGATACTCATTCCATTTGTGTATAGATGGTTTCGTCATATTCATACTGGATGGTTTGTGTTGCCCTTACCACTCGTATTGTTTGTGTACTTATTTACACAATACCTCCCATTTGGAGGAGAATTTAAAACTGCAGCGGAATCTGTAGCTTGGATACCATCAATTGGTGTCAATTTTGATATCTATTTAGACGGCTTAAGTTTATTGTTTGCCCTTCTCATTACAGGTATCGGTACATTAGTAGTGCTCTATTCCATCTACTACATAGCAAACAAAAAAGACGAACCGTTAAACAACTTTTACGTTTACTTGCTCATGTTTATGGGAGCTATGTTAGGGGTAGTGCTTTCTGATAATTTAATCGTTATTTATGTGTTCTGGGAAATTACGAGTTTATCTTCGGCATTACTAATCGCTTATTGGTTCCATAAAGAGAAATCACGCTATGGGGCGCAGAAATCAATGCTCATCACTGTAGCCGGTGGTTTTGCAATGTTAGCAGGTTTTTCATTACTTTACATCATGACAGGGACATTTAGCATTCAAGCTATTATTGAGCAAGCTGGTAGCATTATGACACATTCATTATTTATTCCAGCTATGTTACTCGTATTATTAGGGGCTTTTACAAAATCAGCACAATTCCCATTCCACATTTGGTTACCCGATGCGATGGAAGCACCTACACCTGTTAGTGCGTATTTACACTCAGCAACAATGGTGAAAGCAGGAATTTATTTAGTTGCTCGTTTCACACCTGTTTTTGCAGGAACGCCAGAGTGGTTCTGGATTCTTACATCCTTTGGACTTATGACGCTAATATGGGGATCAATTTCAGCTGTTCGTCAAAAAGACTTAAAAGGAATACTCGCATTTTCAACAATAAGTCAGCTCGGATTGATCATGTCATTATTAGGATTAGGTTCAGCAGCCGTTCTATATAATGTAGAAAATGTAGATATGCTTTATGCAACAGCAATTATAGCTGCTGTTTTTCACTTAATTAACCATGCAACATTTAAAGGAAGCTTATTTATGGTTGTAGGTATTATCGACCATGAAACTGGCACTCGTGATATTCGTAAACTAGGCGGCTTAATGACAATCATGCCAATAACCTTTACGATATCTTTAATTGGGATTGCCTCGATGGCTGGTTTGCCTCCATTTAATGGCTTCTTAAGTAAAGAAATGTTCTTTACTGGTGTTCTCAATGCTACAACGATTGATTTCTTTAATGTATCGACATGGGGCATACTTTTTCCAATAGTCGCTTGGATTGCAAGTGTCTTTACATTTGTTTACTGTATGATTATGTTCTTTAGGACGTTTACAGGTAAGCACCAGCCTGAAAAATTAGAAAAGGAAGCACACGAAGCGCCAATGGGACTTTTAATTTCTCCTATTGTCCTTGCTTCTCTAGTAGTCATTTTCGGGTTATTTCCAAATATTTTATCTTACTCGATTATTGAACCGACTGTGCAATCAATTTTGCCAAATTACACGGATGAGTTTTATGTCAATATTTATCACTGGCATGGCCTTAACACAGAACTATTTATGACTGTTGCTGTAGTATTATTTGGAGCACTTGTCTTTTTAAATTTAAAACGTTGGCAAGAGGCTACTTTCTTCTTAAAAGAGAGAGATCCGTTGAACAGACTATATGATGGTGGATTAGATGGCCTAGTTGCCGGTTCTCAGCGAGTGACAAATTTACAATTAACTGGTTTGTTGCGGGATTACTTTGCTTACATGATGGTATTTATGATTTTGTTACTTGGGTGGACAATTTTCCGTTTTGATGCAATAGCATTTGACTTTGTAAATGTAGCGACAGTATCCCCTTACTTATGGGTCATTACACTCGTATTAATTGCATCTGTGATTAGTGTTCCTTTCATTAGTAACCGAATTGGAGCAATCATCGTAGTAGGCGTTATCGGTTTTATTATCGCACTACTATTCGTAGTATTAAGAGCACCTGATTTAGCTTTAACACAGTTATTAGTAGAAACAGTAATGGTAGTATTATTCTTACTATGCTTTTATCACCTACCAGAGCTTAAAAAAGAAAAGTTTACACCTCGTTTCAAGCTAACGAACTTAGTTATTTCTATTGGTGTCGGTCTTGTCGTTACGTTAACTGCATTCAGTGCTCATGCAATGAGACACGATATCGGTGTGGAATCTATTTCTCAGTTCTTCATAGAGGCTTCTAAACCACTCGCAGGTGGCTATAACATGGTTAACGTCATATTAGTCGATTTCCGTGGACTCGATACGTTATTAGAGGTGCTCGTGCTTGCAGTTGCTGCACTCGGTGTAGTAACGATGATTAAACTTAAAATGAAAGGTGGAGAGGATGTATGA
- a CDS encoding sporulation histidine kinase inhibitor Sda: MRYLSDDLLMETYRKARELQLSEDFITLIRQEIERRSRKDKQSITS; this comes from the coding sequence ATGAGATATTTATCTGATGATTTATTGATGGAAACTTATAGAAAAGCTCGCGAACTTCAATTGAGTGAAGATTTCATTACTCTTATTCGTCAAGAAATTGAGAGACGTTCAAGAAAGGACAAGCAATCTATTACTTCATAA
- the yqeH gene encoding ribosome biogenesis GTPase YqeH, producing the protein MKDVGKDKIICSGCGISIQTEEPNNLGYAPKSALTREVIICQRCFKLKHYNEVQDVPLTDDDFLKILNELGKKNALIVKVVDIFDFDGSWLQGLPRFVGNNPILLVGNKVDLLPKSVKRNKLVNWMKWASKNYGLKPADIHLMSAETGEGVMETASLIDKWREGRDVYVVGSTNVGKSTFINRLLKEFGADDEFLITTSNIPGTTLDMIDIPLDDGASLFDTPGIINHHQMAHRLNKNELKVISPRKEVKPTVFQLNDQQTLFFGGLARLDFLQGEGRSFVCYFSNELNIHRTKLEKADQLFENHLGELLTPPFKENVDSFPELVKKEWKLTEEKQDIVISGLGWVTVHGKGAQIRTFAPKGVHVSIRPSIF; encoded by the coding sequence ATGAAGGATGTTGGTAAAGACAAGATTATATGTTCCGGCTGTGGGATCTCCATACAAACCGAAGAACCGAACAATTTAGGATATGCACCTAAGTCTGCATTAACTAGAGAGGTTATTATATGCCAAAGGTGTTTTAAGTTAAAGCATTATAATGAGGTTCAAGATGTTCCTTTAACAGATGATGATTTTTTAAAAATATTAAATGAACTAGGTAAAAAAAATGCATTAATTGTAAAAGTAGTAGATATTTTTGATTTTGATGGTAGTTGGCTTCAAGGGCTTCCACGCTTTGTAGGTAATAATCCTATTTTATTAGTCGGGAATAAAGTCGATTTATTGCCTAAATCTGTGAAGCGGAATAAGTTAGTTAATTGGATGAAATGGGCGAGTAAAAATTATGGCTTAAAGCCCGCTGATATACATTTAATGAGTGCAGAAACAGGCGAAGGCGTGATGGAGACAGCTAGCCTTATTGATAAATGGAGAGAGGGCCGAGATGTCTACGTTGTAGGAAGTACAAATGTCGGTAAGTCAACTTTTATTAATAGATTACTAAAAGAGTTTGGTGCAGATGATGAGTTTTTAATTACGACTTCTAATATCCCTGGTACGACATTAGATATGATTGACATACCGCTTGATGATGGAGCATCATTATTTGATACTCCAGGTATCATTAACCATCATCAAATGGCTCATAGGTTAAATAAAAATGAGTTGAAGGTGATTTCCCCACGAAAAGAAGTAAAGCCGACGGTGTTTCAGCTAAATGATCAACAAACTTTGTTTTTCGGTGGTTTAGCAAGGCTTGATTTTTTACAAGGGGAAGGTAGATCCTTTGTATGCTACTTTTCGAATGAATTGAATATACATAGGACAAAGCTTGAAAAAGCAGATCAACTTTTTGAAAACCATCTTGGGGAGTTACTCACACCACCATTTAAAGAAAATGTAGACAGTTTTCCTGAACTAGTAAAAAAAGAATGGAAACTTACTGAGGAAAAGCAAGATATCGTGATCTCAGGACTAGGCTGGGTAACAGTACATGGAAAAGGTGCACAAATACGTACGTTTGCACCAAAGGGAGTACATGTAAGTATAAGACCATCTATTTTTTAA
- the aroE gene encoding shikimate dehydrogenase has translation MKQIIGVIGDPIGHSLSPHMHNAAYRELGINMEYHAFHVKREQLENALKGVRGLGIKGLNVTIPHKVNVLPYLDEVDELARHLGAVNTIVNEDGKLIGFNTDGEGYLQSLYEFIQGDLQTKRVLMIGAGGASRAVTLTIANSGVKEIIVTNRTAEKGEELVKDCKKFCPSSFMSLEEVEKNLERFDVVINTTSIGMAPHLNKLPISLDKVKSDTIVSDLIYTPFKTKFLIEAEKKGCRVLNGLDMFVYQGALAFKRWTGINAPTQVMREAVLQQLEGGKKC, from the coding sequence ATGAAGCAAATTATTGGTGTAATTGGTGATCCTATCGGTCATTCTTTATCTCCACATATGCACAATGCAGCATATCGTGAATTAGGGATAAATATGGAGTATCATGCATTTCACGTTAAGCGAGAACAACTAGAAAATGCTTTAAAAGGTGTTCGAGGACTCGGGATTAAAGGACTAAATGTCACTATTCCACATAAAGTAAACGTTCTTCCTTATTTGGATGAAGTAGATGAATTAGCTAGACATTTAGGTGCTGTAAATACAATAGTCAATGAAGATGGAAAGCTTATTGGGTTTAATACAGATGGTGAAGGCTATTTACAATCATTGTACGAGTTTATACAAGGTGACCTACAAACGAAACGAGTGTTAATGATTGGTGCTGGTGGAGCTTCCAGAGCAGTTACACTAACGATTGCTAATAGCGGAGTAAAGGAAATAATCGTTACTAATCGAACTGCTGAAAAAGGGGAAGAATTAGTAAAAGATTGTAAGAAGTTTTGTCCTTCGTCATTTATGTCATTAGAAGAAGTGGAGAAAAATCTTGAGCGCTTTGATGTCGTTATTAATACTACTTCTATAGGAATGGCTCCACATTTAAATAAACTACCTATTTCTTTAGATAAAGTAAAAAGTGATACGATTGTAAGTGACTTAATTTATACACCGTTTAAAACAAAGTTTTTAATAGAAGCGGAGAAAAAGGGTTGTCGAGTTTTAAATGGCCTAGACATGTTTGTATATCAAGGTGCCCTTGCATTTAAACGGTGGACAGGTATTAACGCCCCAACTCAAGTTATGCGAGAGGCTGTTTTACAACAATTAGAAGGAGGAAAAAAATGTTAA
- the yhbY gene encoding ribosome assembly RNA-binding protein YhbY, with amino-acid sequence MLTGKQKRFLKSKAHHLKPIFQVGKGGVNENLIKQVNDALEARELIKVSVLQNCDEDRDEVAQTISEGARSEVVQLIGSTIVLYKESKNQKTIELPS; translated from the coding sequence ATGTTAACCGGAAAGCAAAAGAGATTTCTAAAAAGTAAAGCGCATCATTTAAAGCCCATTTTTCAAGTTGGAAAAGGTGGGGTAAACGAAAATTTAATTAAACAAGTTAATGATGCCTTAGAAGCTAGGGAATTAATAAAAGTGAGCGTGCTGCAAAATTGTGATGAGGATCGTGATGAAGTAGCACAAACAATTTCAGAAGGGGCAAGATCAGAGGTTGTCCAATTAATCGGCAGTACTATTGTTTTATATAAAGAGTCTAAAAATCAGAAAACAATTGAACTTCCATCGTGA
- a CDS encoding nicotinate-nucleotide adenylyltransferase → MRIGILGGTFDPPHIGHLLMAEEARLQMNLDEIWWMPNKIPPHKEKESDTTEQDRLEMVKEMISLHSHFKVCDIELHREGPSYTVDTLKLLRGQHPNAVFYFIIGEDSLMNLHKWYKSEEIKKLVSFIVIRRPGYDTNEATEGITLLEGPTIDVSSTTIRETLNTGTFNRFLLTKGVFDMIKERHLYE, encoded by the coding sequence ATGCGAATTGGCATACTAGGAGGAACTTTTGATCCACCTCATATCGGTCACCTTTTAATGGCTGAAGAAGCAAGGCTTCAGATGAACTTAGATGAAATTTGGTGGATGCCTAATAAAATCCCCCCTCATAAAGAGAAGGAAAGCGACACAACAGAACAAGATCGATTAGAAATGGTAAAAGAAATGATATCATTACATAGCCATTTTAAGGTATGTGATATAGAGCTTCATCGAGAAGGACCTTCTTATACGGTAGATACGTTAAAACTATTAAGAGGCCAACATCCCAATGCTGTATTTTATTTTATCATTGGTGAGGATAGTTTAATGAACTTACATAAATGGTATAAGAGTGAAGAAATAAAAAAGCTTGTATCATTTATTGTTATCCGTAGACCGGGTTACGATACTAATGAGGCAACAGAAGGTATAACATTGCTAGAAGGTCCTACAATAGATGTTTCGTCTACGACAATTAGAGAAACATTGAATACAGGGACGTTTAATCGATTTTTGTTGACTAAAGGTGTATTCGACATGATAAAGGAGCGTCACTTATATGAATGA
- the yqeK gene encoding bis(5'-nucleosyl)-tetraphosphatase (symmetrical) YqeK: protein MNEEQALLEVKKALKTRRYEHTVRVRDEAQKLANQYHVNIEKARVAAILHDYAKYRSVEEMKQTIKDEKLDKRLLFYGNEILHAFVGATYVQKELGVDDEEIISAIRYHTTGRAQMTDIEKVVFLADYIEPGRTFRGVEEVREKAYKDLDHACFLALRNTVQFLVGVEKSIYPDTFEAYNDFAQKIKGGK from the coding sequence ATGAATGAGGAGCAAGCACTTTTAGAAGTGAAAAAGGCTTTAAAGACGCGACGGTATGAGCATACAGTTAGGGTGAGGGATGAAGCGCAGAAATTAGCAAATCAATATCATGTAAACATAGAAAAGGCGAGGGTTGCTGCAATTCTTCACGATTATGCAAAATACCGCTCAGTTGAAGAAATGAAACAGACGATAAAAGACGAAAAGTTAGATAAGAGATTGCTCTTTTACGGAAACGAAATTCTACATGCATTTGTTGGAGCAACATATGTTCAAAAGGAATTAGGTGTAGACGATGAAGAAATAATATCTGCTATCCGATACCATACTACTGGAAGAGCACAGATGACGGACATAGAAAAAGTCGTATTTTTAGCGGACTATATTGAACCGGGTAGAACATTCCGAGGTGTGGAAGAAGTACGAGAGAAGGCATATAAAGATTTGGACCACGCTTGCTTTCTTGCTCTTAGGAATACGGTTCAATTTCTCGTTGGTGTAGAGAAATCTATTTACCCTGATACATTTGAAGCATATAATGATTTTGCTCAGAAAATAAAAGGAGGTAAGTGA